The following are from one region of the Nostoc cf. commune SO-36 genome:
- a CDS encoding aldo/keto reductase — MKRLQVDYIDLYQVHGFDPVTPIEETLSVLDDIIATGKVRYIGLCNFSAWQIMKALAIADKYQWHRFESVQAYYSLAGRDLEREIVPLAQDQQLSVLPWSPLAGGLLSGKFKREKDNPTGARRTTFDFPPVDLERTYKIIDALQPIAQSHNCSIARIALAWLLSHNYVTSVLIGAKSVEQLQDNLMAAELTLTKDELSVIDEVKPFTRRVSSMDVKLSSSRAIAWRESSSLIILQDENSC, encoded by the coding sequence TTGAAACGTCTCCAGGTAGACTACATCGATCTTTACCAAGTTCATGGTTTCGATCCTGTGACTCCAATTGAAGAAACTCTAAGTGTCCTAGATGATATAATTGCCACTGGTAAAGTGCGCTATATCGGATTATGCAACTTTTCTGCATGGCAGATTATGAAGGCATTAGCGATCGCAGATAAATACCAGTGGCATCGCTTCGAGTCAGTACAAGCATACTATTCTTTAGCTGGTCGTGATTTAGAGCGTGAGATTGTTCCTTTGGCTCAAGATCAACAGTTGAGCGTTTTACCCTGGAGTCCTTTAGCAGGTGGTTTACTGAGTGGTAAATTTAAACGCGAGAAAGACAATCCCACAGGTGCAAGACGCACTACATTTGACTTTCCTCCGGTTGATTTAGAACGAACCTACAAAATTATTGATGCTCTACAGCCGATCGCCCAAAGCCACAATTGCTCAATTGCTCGAATTGCCCTAGCATGGCTACTCAGTCATAACTATGTTACAAGCGTTCTCATTGGCGCGAAGTCTGTAGAACAGTTACAGGATAACTTGATGGCTGCTGAATTAACGCTCACAAAAGACGAACTTTCTGTTATTGATGAGGTTAAGCCGTTTACCCGTAGAGTATCCTCAATGGATGTTAAATTATCAAGCTCAAGAGCGATCGCCTGGAGGGAGTCGTCCAGCCTCATAATTTTGCAAGATGAAAATTCCTGCTGA
- a CDS encoding aldo/keto reductase, which translates to MQYRLLGRTGLYVSEICLGTMTFGGAGFWKVIGELGVDAATELVKTAFDGGVNFFDTADVYSEGQSEVILGKALQQSGLPRDQVVIATKVRERLGNTPNQVGLSRHHILNGVESQLETSPGRLHRSLPSSWFRSCDSN; encoded by the coding sequence ATGCAGTATCGATTACTGGGACGGACGGGTTTATACGTTTCTGAAATCTGCCTTGGTACTATGACCTTCGGCGGTGCTGGCTTCTGGAAAGTTATCGGCGAGTTGGGTGTTGATGCCGCAACAGAACTCGTTAAAACTGCTTTCGATGGAGGCGTGAACTTTTTTGACACAGCAGATGTCTATTCAGAAGGGCAGTCTGAGGTCATTTTAGGAAAGGCACTTCAGCAGTCAGGATTGCCTCGCGATCAAGTAGTTATTGCCACTAAAGTACGTGAACGATTAGGAAACACCCCAAATCAAGTTGGATTATCTCGCCATCATATTCTGAATGGAGTCGAATCGCAGCTTGAAACGTCTCCAGGTAGACTACATCGATCTTTACCAAGTTCATGGTTTCGATCCTGTGACTCCAATTGA
- a CDS encoding SDR family oxidoreductase translates to MQLEGKHVVVVGGSQGIGYETARLAKQSGAEVTIASRSLSKLEEASERLGKVYTAVVDITDEAAVNRLFTTTGQVDHVYISAGSFVGGKILDGSVDQFRPAIESRVWGSVYVIRAAVPKMFSGGSITLTGGLSTDRPVPGAWPTAVATAAAEQMSRALSIELNPIRVNAVAPGWTDTPMWDAIFGEAKQDAFQDVASKIPTRRLVTAEEVASSVIFLMTNPSITGEVIHIDGGHRYV, encoded by the coding sequence ATGCAATTAGAAGGAAAGCATGTGGTTGTGGTTGGTGGTAGCCAGGGGATTGGCTATGAGACAGCGCGACTGGCAAAACAGTCGGGTGCAGAGGTAACAATTGCCAGCCGCTCATTAAGCAAGTTGGAAGAAGCATCTGAGCGATTAGGGAAAGTCTACACTGCTGTAGTAGACATCACCGACGAAGCAGCAGTAAATCGTTTATTTACCACAACAGGGCAGGTTGACCACGTTTATATTTCAGCCGGCAGTTTTGTCGGTGGAAAAATTCTAGATGGCTCTGTTGATCAATTTCGCCCTGCTATTGAAAGCCGTGTGTGGGGAAGTGTTTATGTCATTCGAGCAGCTGTGCCAAAAATGTTTTCTGGCGGCTCGATAACGCTCACTGGTGGCTTATCTACCGATCGCCCAGTTCCCGGTGCTTGGCCAACTGCGGTAGCAACGGCTGCGGCTGAACAAATGTCCCGTGCTTTGTCAATCGAATTAAACCCCATTCGAGTCAATGCTGTTGCCCCTGGTTGGACTGACACTCCTATGTGGGATGCAATTTTTGGGGAAGCCAAGCAAGATGCTTTTCAAGACGTTGCTTCAAAGATTCCAACTAGGCGGTTGGTAACGGCTGAAGAAGTTGCCAGCAGTGTGATTTTTTTAATGACTAATCCCTCGATTACAGGCGAAGTCATTCATATTGATGGTGGACATCGTTATGTGTAG
- a CDS encoding glutathione S-transferase family protein, producing MSNLVVHGFPVSPNVRSARIALIEKGVDYHFNEIGFDYLGTDEYAKLNPFRKMPVLEQGDFILYETPAILGYVDEAFAGPSLQPVDPKARAQVRKWIGIAANYLYPVGVMQLFLQRIMTPIMGGISDEIVVADSANITSQHLDVLERELTTSFLVGDALSLADIIAGSMVYYVNMTKEGSALVKARPKTAAWLETLSQRKSFHQTLAGLLAGKAQS from the coding sequence ATGTCCAATTTAGTTGTACATGGCTTTCCAGTGAGTCCTAATGTCCGCTCTGCTCGCATTGCTTTAATCGAGAAAGGAGTTGACTACCACTTCAACGAAATCGGGTTTGACTACTTAGGGACGGACGAATACGCAAAGCTTAACCCGTTTCGGAAGATGCCAGTATTAGAGCAAGGAGATTTCATCCTGTACGAAACTCCAGCAATTTTAGGCTATGTTGATGAAGCATTCGCTGGGCCGTCTTTACAGCCAGTTGATCCAAAAGCACGCGCCCAAGTACGGAAATGGATTGGCATTGCGGCAAATTATTTATATCCAGTCGGTGTAATGCAACTATTCTTGCAGCGAATTATGACTCCCATTATGGGTGGTATAAGTGATGAAATTGTGGTTGCGGACTCAGCAAACATTACTAGTCAGCATTTAGATGTCCTCGAACGTGAGTTGACAACATCATTTCTTGTGGGTGATGCATTGAGCTTGGCTGACATCATAGCTGGGTCAATGGTGTACTACGTCAATATGACCAAAGAAGGATCGGCACTAGTTAAAGCTAGACCCAAAACAGCAGCTTGGTTAGAGACTCTCAGCCAACGCAAGAGTTTTCATCAAACTCTGGCGGGACTGTTGGCAGGAAAGGCACAAAGTTAG
- a CDS encoding TetR/AcrR family transcriptional regulator, with protein sequence MVRQREFDTDEVLAIVMDLFWQRGYANTSMKDIVQATGIQPGSLYSAFGDKEKLFQQAFKKYTQEFFRASMPRHCPPLECIQQWFERLAKAMINDSKHKGCLIINTAIERESHSASTIAIIEDRLDEIESFFRQNLAQAIQNGDLPNSFAIETNAKALLGLVVGMLAVARIRRDAQTLKSIAAGANTLLQIN encoded by the coding sequence GTGGTTCGGCAACGAGAATTTGATACAGACGAAGTTTTAGCGATCGTTATGGATTTGTTCTGGCAACGTGGTTATGCCAACACTTCCATGAAAGATATTGTGCAAGCGACAGGAATCCAGCCTGGAAGCTTATATTCTGCCTTTGGTGACAAAGAGAAGTTGTTTCAGCAAGCATTCAAGAAATACACGCAAGAATTCTTTCGTGCTTCTATGCCACGCCATTGTCCCCCCTTGGAATGTATTCAACAGTGGTTTGAACGTTTGGCGAAAGCGATGATCAACGACTCAAAACATAAGGGTTGTTTGATTATTAACACGGCGATAGAGCGCGAATCCCATTCAGCCAGCACGATCGCCATTATTGAAGATCGTTTAGATGAGATTGAGTCCTTCTTTCGGCAGAATCTGGCTCAGGCAATTCAAAATGGAGATTTGCCGAACTCATTTGCGATCGAAACGAATGCTAAAGCATTATTGGGATTAGTTGTGGGTATGTTAGCAGTTGCCCGAATCCGACGTGATGCTCAAACGCTTAAGAGCATTGCAGCAGGTGCTAATACACTGCTTCAAATAAATTAA
- a CDS encoding DUF6464 family protein, producing MLKTLLVIAVGFLPSLISLWAIRKTHARSRLRLRQAAMNFPPVQRQQNLRPVESDRYYLEGVGYLIGDISCKFNARSGYMRCAVNPEGPCNGCRHYEPKELAGSEKGS from the coding sequence GTGTTAAAGACACTTTTAGTAATTGCCGTTGGTTTTTTACCGTCCCTGATTTCCCTGTGGGCGATCCGCAAAACCCATGCGCGATCGCGCTTACGGCTTAGACAAGCAGCGATGAATTTTCCACCAGTGCAGAGACAGCAAAACCTTAGACCGGTTGAAAGCGATCGCTATTATTTAGAAGGGGTGGGTTATCTGATTGGCGATATCAGCTGTAAATTTAATGCCCGATCTGGTTATATGCGTTGTGCTGTCAATCCTGAAGGCCCATGTAACGGTTGCCGTCACTATGAACCTAAAGAATTAGCTGGTAGTGAAAAAGGGTCTTAA
- a CDS encoding PLL family lectin, protein MKRKFSILAGTTSVILSLVSQPVLAVWNGPQSLGGIATSNPSCTSLGTNQVICAVRGTDNALYVNRFNGGSWSGYQNLGGIATSNPSCTSLGASQAICAVRGTANALYVNRFNGSSWSGYQNLGGIATSDPSCTRLGTNQAICAVRGTDNALFVNRFNGSSWSGYQSLGGIVTSNPSCTSLGTSQAICAGLGTDNGLYVNRFNGSSWSGYQNLGGIATSDPSCSSLGASEAICTVRGTDNALFVNRFNGSSWSGYQSLGGIVTSNPSCTSFGTSQAICAGLGTDNALFVNRFNGSSWSGYQSLGGIYTSDPSCTRLGTSQVICAGLGTNNALFVNTGP, encoded by the coding sequence ATGAAAAGGAAATTTTCGATTTTAGCAGGCACAACATCGGTAATTTTATCCCTGGTAAGCCAGCCAGTTCTTGCCGTTTGGAATGGGCCTCAGAGTCTGGGAGGTATAGCTACCTCAAATCCTAGTTGTACTTCCTTAGGTACAAATCAGGTTATCTGTGCCGTCCGAGGAACCGATAATGCACTTTATGTGAATCGGTTTAATGGCGGTTCTTGGAGTGGGTATCAGAATCTGGGAGGTATAGCTACCTCAAATCCTAGTTGTACTTCCTTAGGTGCAAGTCAGGCTATCTGTGCCGTCCGAGGCACCGCTAATGCACTTTATGTGAATCGATTTAATGGCAGTTCTTGGAGTGGGTATCAGAATCTAGGAGGTATAGCTACCTCAGATCCTAGTTGTACTCGCTTAGGTACAAATCAGGCTATTTGTGCCGTCCGAGGAACCGATAATGCACTGTTTGTGAATCGGTTTAATGGCAGTTCCTGGAGTGGGTATCAGAGTCTGGGAGGTATAGTCACCTCAAATCCTAGTTGTACTTCTTTAGGTACAAGTCAGGCTATCTGTGCCGGTCTAGGAACTGATAATGGACTTTATGTGAATCGGTTTAATGGCAGTTCCTGGAGTGGGTATCAGAATCTGGGAGGTATAGCCACCTCAGATCCTAGCTGTAGTTCCTTAGGTGCAAGTGAGGCTATATGTACTGTCCGAGGAACCGATAATGCACTATTTGTGAATCGATTTAATGGCAGTTCTTGGAGTGGGTATCAGAGTCTGGGAGGTATAGTCACCTCAAATCCTAGTTGTACTTCTTTCGGTACAAGTCAGGCTATCTGTGCCGGTCTCGGAACTGATAATGCACTATTTGTGAATCGATTTAATGGCAGTTCCTGGAGTGGGTATCAGAGTCTGGGAGGTATATACACCTCAGATCCTAGTTGTACTCGCTTAGGTACAAGTCAAGTTATCTGTGCCGGTCTCGGAACCAATAATGCACTCTTTGTTAATACTGGCCCATAG
- a CDS encoding ABC transporter substrate-binding protein codes for MNNAIARTSALLSTCTLLLTGCGGGTSTVTSSPTNSPNSTATNTTATTGTLSSAIPIGIAVAQTSNVALLGQEQVAGAKLAEKYFNSKGGVNGTPIKLVFQDTSGDEAGAINAFQTLINKDKVIGIVGPTLSQQAFSADPVAERAKVPIIGPSNTAKNIPEIGDYVARVSAPVSVVAPNSVKAALKQNPQLKKVAVFYAQNDAFSKSETEIFQQTVKDQGLELVTVQKFQTSDTDFQSQATNAINLKPDLVIISGLAADGGNLVRQLRELGYKGLIVGGNGLNTSNLLSVCKALCNGVLIAQAYSPEHPSEINAAFRKAYIDEYKKEPPQFSAQAFAAVQVYVEALQSLDKNSKVNKLQLPELRTQLNKQILAGTYNTPLGEIGFTPIGEVVQKDFYVAQIKMEKDGSQGKFTFLK; via the coding sequence ATGAACAACGCGATCGCTCGGACTTCAGCATTATTATCAACTTGCACTTTGCTACTAACAGGTTGTGGTGGTGGCACTAGCACAGTGACAAGTTCTCCAACTAATAGTCCAAATAGTACTGCAACCAATACCACAGCAACAACGGGTACATTGTCAAGTGCTATTCCCATCGGTATTGCTGTTGCCCAAACTAGTAACGTGGCATTACTAGGGCAAGAGCAAGTCGCTGGAGCTAAACTTGCAGAAAAGTATTTTAATAGTAAAGGTGGTGTTAATGGCACACCGATTAAATTGGTATTTCAAGATACTAGCGGTGATGAAGCAGGGGCAATTAACGCTTTTCAAACTCTAATTAACAAAGATAAAGTTATTGGTATTGTCGGCCCAACTTTATCACAGCAAGCCTTCAGTGCTGATCCGGTTGCCGAACGTGCCAAAGTACCAATTATTGGCCCATCAAATACTGCTAAAAATATTCCGGAAATTGGTGATTACGTTGCTCGTGTTTCTGCACCAGTTTCTGTTGTTGCACCCAATTCGGTGAAAGCTGCACTCAAACAGAACCCGCAACTTAAAAAAGTCGCCGTTTTCTATGCTCAAAATGATGCATTTAGCAAGTCAGAAACAGAAATATTTCAACAAACAGTTAAAGATCAAGGGCTGGAATTGGTAACAGTACAAAAGTTTCAAACAAGTGATACAGATTTTCAAAGCCAAGCTACTAATGCGATTAATTTAAAGCCAGATTTAGTAATTATTTCCGGCTTGGCTGCTGATGGCGGTAACTTAGTACGACAATTGCGGGAACTTGGTTATAAAGGCTTAATTGTCGGTGGGAATGGTTTAAATACATCAAATTTATTGTCAGTTTGTAAAGCACTTTGTAATGGCGTATTGATTGCTCAAGCCTACAGTCCAGAACATCCAAGCGAAATTAACGCAGCGTTTCGTAAAGCCTATATTGACGAATATAAAAAAGAACCACCACAATTTAGCGCCCAAGCTTTTGCAGCCGTGCAAGTTTATGTCGAAGCACTCCAATCTTTAGATAAAAATAGCAAAGTTAACAAATTACAGCTACCAGAATTACGGACGCAGTTAAACAAACAAATACTTGCAGGAACCTATAATACACCATTAGGCGAAATTGGTTTTACTCCCATAGGGGAAGTTGTACAAAAAG